The following is a genomic window from Garra rufa chromosome 4, GarRuf1.0, whole genome shotgun sequence.
GGAATGCCAGTCTTGACCTGTCACACTGAGGGAGATTAATTTCTTCACATGGTTCGGAAAGTCTTGGAATAAACAATGAAAAGAGAGGACTTTTGCAAGGATGGGGCATGGTGCTGTCCCTGACCGTTTCTGTAAGATCTGTTTGACCAACACAAAGGACAAAAGGCTAAAGACAGGCCTGAATACAACACAGCTTTCATGTCAGGACCACGTGGATATTACAATGCACAAACCCTTCCCACGCTCTGAAAAGGAAGAGCAGAGTGTTTCCATCTCCCACATCCTCCcacagaaatctgaggatgcaaggGAACGAGGTATGAGCTGTTTAGACAGTGTTTAATCAACCCTACGGAGAGGTGTTTGAGGAAACCGGGGTGTCCTCACTTGTTCAGTCTGTGCCATGCTCGGGCTGAGGACAGCCTTGGCTGATGCGTTTGTTAAATATTAGCTCaatcaaaaaactaaaaaaagcacACAACGGAGCAGGTACATAACAGAATGGCATTGAAGGAGCAAAGGACACTGCTGAGATAAAGAGGCGTTGGAGTATGGTTGGCGTCTATGACAACTTGCCAACACATCAACGCTTTGGTTGCATTTCCTACACAAGCTCCTAAAGAGGACAGTGAACACAAGGGAGGGGTGAGTTTCGTTAGTCTACGCACATCTTTTTATGTGCATGTGCAGATAAATGTTTCATCCTTTTTACTGTGGTCCTTTCCATTCACATTCTTGCCATGCCATGGAAATGCTTCTCAGAAACACATCTACATTTAAGCAGTTTAATCTTTATGTCTAAGTAATAAAGGCAcccaatgaatatgttaaaacaccCGTCTATCTTTCTGCACGTGTAGGAGAATGCATACCCCTCCTGTGCTGGGATTCCAGGCCATCATGAGCAACGTCACTGTCCTCGATAACGTCGAACCTCTTGACTTCGAAATGGACCTGGACACTCCTTACCCTGTCAGCTTCCAGGTGTCTCTAACAGGTTTCCTCATGTTGGAAATCGTGCTGGGTCTCAGTAGCAACCTGACTGTGCTGGCTCTCTACTGTATGAAGTCAAACCTGGTGAGCTCTGTCAGCAACATCGTAACCATGAACCTTCACGTGCTGGATGTGCTGGTTTGCGTGGGCTGCATCCCACTTACGATTGTGGTGGTGCTACTGCCACTGGAGGGCAACAGTGCACTCATTTGCTGCTTTCATGAGGCCTGTGTGTCCTTTGCTAGTGTGGCTACGGCTGCCAACGTCCTGGCCATCACACTAGACCGCTATGACATCTCAGTTCGGCCTGCAAACCGAGTTCTGACAATGGGACGAGCGGTGGCCTTATTAGGGTCCATTTGGGCTTTATCGTTCTTTAGCTTTCTGGTACCCTTCATAGAAGAGGGTTTCTTTAGCCAGGCAGGTAACGAAAGGAATCAGACAGAGGGGGAGGACCCTTCAAACCAATACTACACTGAATTGGGCCTCTACTATCACCTGTTGGCGCAGATCCCAATCTTCTTCTTCACTGCCGTGGTCATGCTGGTTACTTACTACAAGATTCTGCAGGCGCTCAACATCCGCATTGGCACACGTTTCCATTCGGCTCCCAAGAAGAAACCGAGAAAGAAAAAGACCATCTCTATGACTTCCACTCAGCCTGAGTCCACCGATGCCTCACAGAGCAGCGCAGGCAGGAATCCACCATTGGGTATGCGTACCTCCGTGTCCGTGATCATAGCCCTCCGTAGGGCAGTCAAACGGCACAGGGAACGGCGTGAACGACAAAAGAGGGTTTTTCGCATGTCACTTCTTATCATCTCCACCTTCCTGCTTTGCTGGACACCCATCACTGTGCTCAACACGGTTATCCTAAGTGCAGGGCCAAGCAACTTCACTGTGCGTCTCAGACTGGGCTTCCTGGTCATGGCTTATGGAACCACTATTTTTCACCCGCTGCTCTATGCCTTCACTCGGCAGAAATTTCAGAAGGTTCTAAAGAGTAAAATGAAGAAGCGTGTGGTGTCAGTTGTAGAGGCTGACCCTATGCCCAATAACGTGGTCATCCACAACTCGTGGATTGACCCAAAGAGGAACAAAAAAGTGACTTTTGAGGAGACGGAGGTCAGGCAGAAATGCCTCTCGTCAGAGGATGTGGAATGAGCTACTGAGCCAATTTAAGGCTAATATCCTCATCAGGTACAGAATGGTTAAAAAGGGAAACCACTAATCCAAAGCAGTAATGAATTTAAGTGTATTACTTGTACAGCACCTCAAGaggaataatttattattatttattgtaacgGTGACTATTGTAGACGTCATAGACGGTAAAGTGTAAATACTGCATGTGCTTTCTTGAAGTGGTCCTAGAGATTGTACATACATAGTCAAGTAAAGTATAAACCACAAATGTAAAAAGTAGAAAATGATGCTCCTGGGTTGTTCATTTGCATTAAATACCCCCCCCCAAAACAGCTTTTGAAGTAGTTTGAAGTGGTTATACGTTTTTGTTCTCTTTCTGCTTCTGCCAGCTCAGTTTTTACTGGTGCAAAACATAAGACAAACAAACACTGTTAAGAATTCACACTATGAGTTTCATTAAGTGGACATTACTTGCCCTCTACCCTGCAACAAAAGGAACAAGATGGCTGTATTACTCAGGTCAACAAGTCACAGGGTGCACTTACAAAGCGAGGTCTGCTTTCTTTCAAAATCACTTGCACGGCCAGTTGGCATAAAAATCAAATCTTTTTATAGGGATGAGGGAGGTGGTATGCCGCATATCGTCCAATAAAGCCGCTGGAGTACGAAGTGGATGGGGAGTGTCAATGAAAAGGTGTTGATTCTAAATACTTGACCTTGTGAGACCCATTGAGCCGATGGTGTTTGATTATGGGTTAGACTGGATTAGAGGGTGATAACTGTATCTTTTGGCAAGATACAAAAATAATCACCCCTTGCATTGCAGCAATGAAAGGTCACACACTGTTCAGTTTGAGAGGCAAAGTCATGCCACTAATTTAAGGTTAATTCCTTACTGGGCTGACATGTTCAGTTTCAGGAATAGATGCAAATGGTGTTCGATGATAGCTTTGCatttataaaatgcatttataatcaATTTGTGATGTGAATGTTGAATGTGTCAAGGGAGTATCTAAGGTTAGTAAATAGAGGTGTAAAAATCTTAAGGAGTCAGCGAGGCTACATTTGACTCCACCTTAGAGCGCTTAAATGCTTATTGAATATACTTTATCAAATTAAACCGCACTAAAAAAAAGTTCACACACTAAATCTTTTAGCTCATGCTGGTGCAAAACGATTATATGCACAGGTGCTGCCAGCACCCAAAGTGCATCTCAGTTGGGTAGGCTTTAAACCTAAATATTACTAATGTTCAGCTCAATGTTTAGTTTATCTATAGATAGGGTCAGAGCTAGGGCAGCTGATACATATTTAGCTGATGAACAAGAGAAAGTGGGAGCTGAAGTGCATGATTGATGCATGTTTTTTTGGAGTATAAGTTTCTCAAAACAGTGAGTTACTGTAATAAAACCTACGCAGTGTGACAAATCTGTCCATGCGTCAACGCTGTACCCGAGTCCCAGCTATCATGAGGCTCTATGCGTTAATATCAAGAGGAAAATGGTAACATTTAGTTTAGATATACTCCCAGACAAGAACTCACGTGGCAAATTCTAAGAGCCCTTTAAGCCAATTGTGTGTCCTTATATACAACAGATCATAGCTGTTACCCTGTGATGAGTTGACCGAAGGTTTGAGGTTGGCCATGAATGGAGGCTTTATTGTTTCGCTGTAAACAAGCTGTATAGACACTTCTGAGAGGCatgtgggggaaaaaacaaaTCATAATTGCAAGCAACAGGCTTTTTGCCAGTATTATGGGCTGCCAAAACTGGGACGGCTCTGCTTACAAGTTGCGTTCAGGGTCTGAAAACATCCAAAGTCACATTAGCACTAAAGCAAAGTACTGTTTCATTGTTATTGCCAATAAAAAGATGTTAAGAATGATGAACTGCCTGGTATTGCTACTATTACATGTATCTTGATTCAGACCCTGATTAGTCGGTTAGCCTCTTTTTTTgctggtttgtttgtttgatgcAACACCAACCACAAACTTAATGCTCCTAGAAGAAAAAACAAAGATCTAATCTTTTTTGAGCAGCACCCAAGAGTCAAATGCTCTCCCTGTTGGTTTCCATCAGggtaaatgttacttattttgtcctctggtaAACATGCAataatcttctgtagcctctaaagtgCAATACTAAATgcaaaaatatgacattttggcAGAATACGAAAAatcttcattgtgttcaaaagttttgttcAGGgccttaatgcataattttttccttctgaagcatcagtgaatgtttgaatcttctgtaatagttgcatatgagtcactcagttgtgctcagtgtgaaaagatggatctcaaaatcatatagtcattgttggaaagggttcaaatacagaaaaaaaatatgaaaaaccacagaatttgtgggacctaaaggacttttctgaagtacagcgggaagtttaactgttcaggacaaaaaacaGAGATATCATCTTTTTTGAGCAGCACCCAAAAGTCAAATGCTCTCCCTGTTGGTTCCCATATCCACAGCCTGTGGTTTAACCATAAAGTAGGTTGCATCACATCCATGTCTTTAAAATCTAGTTAATTGGAGCATGCTTACCATTCCACTGTCTGTTTTCGTTTACTCAATCTATTCCTTTTACCTTGCTACACTGATCTTGACATTGACATGTCACTCATTTATTCCCAGAGGAGTGAGTCACTGAGTCCATGTCCTGTGATTGACATCCCATCTTCATTTGACAGACAGGTGCAGTtgtagaaaacaaacagaattaaATCCCGTGGACTGAATGTTCGATATATATCTGTatactacactgaaagccattcATTTGCTTGGTAAATTTAGGCAGGATACTATGAGCGCTCAATGCTACTAAGCATATTTAATACTGTATACCTAGTATGCAAtattggtcaaaagtttacatacaccttgcagaatctgcaaaatgttaattattaggctcttacaaaaagcatgttatttttgtatttagtactgacctgaataagttcacaactattacagaagtttcaaattctcactgatgcttcagaaggaaaaacgataaaTTAAGAGCCGGtggggtgaaaacgttttgaatttgaagatcagggtaaatttaacttattttgtcctctgggaaacatgcaagtatcttctgtagctctgAAGTgcaatactaaaagaaaaaatatgagatttaggcaaaatatgaaaaatgtacccatcttcattctgttcaaaagttttcacccccaggctcttaatgcatcatttttccttctgaagcatcagtgagtgtttgaaccttctgtgatagttgcatacgagtccctcagttgtcctcagtgtgaaacgatggatctcaaaatcatacagtcattgttggaaagggttcaaatacagaaaaatgctgaaaaaaacccaCATAATTTGTGGTActtaaaggacttttctgaagtaCAGCGGGCATTTTAAGtgttcagaacaaaaaaaaaaggggactcatgaactatcactgaataaaaacaaacagggtcatttttaataaaaaaagaacatgcatttttcatgatccctcttactaaaataactaacattttgcccattctgcaaggtgtatgtaaacgtttgacttcattCACTCATAAATAGACATATAAGTGTCTCCCAAACAGATTGCAGCCTGCCGTTCACCTTTCTTCCTGTCAATTCTCAGCTCTTGAAATTTATCTGACTTTGATTTCCTCTCCCCAATATAGCCCCATTCCTTCGGTTTGCCCATGATATCCCACTCAAATCATCTCATTACGGCTGACAGCAGTCACACACGTGTCCTCCACCAATCAAAACACCTCCATCTCCGTCCATCACCCCAGTCAATCTTCCCCTTAAGCCATTTAGAGTTCTCCTTCAGCTGTTCATCAATCCATCTGGCCGGCCATCCGTACCTTACGTCGCTGGGAAAGGCTTCATAAATCATGTTAGCAAGATGGTGTGCTGCCATTATTGTGTTAGGACCGGCATAATTCAGAGCTATTTCAGGCATATGCTTTGCGTTCGTGGTGAGATTAACCGAGGAAATAACAAACGGCTTGCAAAGTTAATGACAAAGAAGAGTGTTACAACATACGATCAACCCTACACTGGAACAGTGATGTCTCAGGAAACAGGAAAGCGATTTGTCAATTAAAACTTCAAGGGTTCATTATCATTTACTGATTGCCTTGTTTACAATCCAATAACATGATGCTAtcagcagttctgtgaactctcaAGCTCGACCCAATCACTGCTCAACTGCACCTCGTCGGGTTTCTTGTAACAGCGTCTGAGAACAGCGTGCACTCGCCAGAGACAGACTTCAAAACAAAGAAAGCAGTTTAATTGCTTCTACAGTTTCAGGGCTGCATCCTGCTgtatttgaaaaaaaacaaaaaaaaacaaaacagagatGACGTCTGTGATCTAGCATGTACCGTAAAACACTGTCAAAACCCACAGACAAAAAGCTTTCCTTGTAAGGCAGTGTGTTTTTAAACAAGTTGCCTAATGGGAGATTTGTTAGACAGCTTTCTACGCTGGATGCCAGAGAGGCGCATATACAGATAATGATATCATAACAAACCCTGGCTGTTCATGTTATACCTTGAGGGGGTGGAGGAAAAGCATAAAAGCTGAGCATCCAGTGCAAAAAAAAAGGACAGGTGCTGTTAGAGCAGCGTAATTGTCTCGTCTTGGATGGTGACGCTAATGCAAAGATATCTCTGTATTCCATTAGCTGGGTGAGACGAATCCAAATATGACCCTCTCTTTGACGTGATAAATAATTCAATGGATGGAAAACATATTACTGAATCATATTGTGTCAAGAAGAGAATAAGACCACAGCTCCGTTCCAAATTCTAGTCTGTTGCCTTTTAAGGAATCTCATAACCGAACTCTAACAGGAAGCAGAGCTTACGCAAGCGGTAAATGCAAAAATCAGCATGCCCTCCGTACGCACAATGGGACTGTCCGCCTGCATTGATTTAGCTTCACTTGAAAACAATATGCAAATAGAAACCGGGAAAAAGTACCTTGCTGATCTTCACTGGAATTTATCCCACAGGGCCTGGGACTCAATAATGAAGCATGTGTTTACTGTGTCACACAAACTTGGAATAAAAGCACGCTGAATTTGCATTGCGCTATTTATCTGTCCGTATGACATCTAGGCAAATGTGCAAATTAAAGGTCAACAGAGTTATGAGTCAATATGAATCTGATGTAACAGCCATTAAACCCATGTTCGAAAACAAGTTTTACATTTCAGATAATGTCTACAACCACATGAATTCCAGACAATAGTATGCCAATGGTCTAAAATTAAACAGGATTGTCAACATGGGAAAAAAAACCCCAACAATTTTAATTTGATGCATCGTGAAAAGtgctcactgcaaaaaaaaggcttatcttacttttttctcatttctagtcaaatatctacaaattcttaaattaagatgcatttactatatatgcaaaatgacataagatatttagccttgttttaagcaaaatgcacttaatttatttTTCCCCCTGGAAACTAGTAAAATCAGATACTGTTACtcattttaagcaaactgcacttaatttagtttttcaagGCTAAATATCTTGAATCTATGTCATTtcgcttatctagtaaatgcatctttgtTTAAGAATTGATAGATATTTTGacaagaaacaagacaaaatactaagtaagatgtGTGCTAAGTAAGTGCTTTTTATATGCTACCATTCAAACCGTTCAAatctttgaacagtaagatttgtaatgttttttaaagaagtctctcaccaaacctgcatttatttgatccaaagtacagcaaaactgtaacatttttaaatattttactatttaaaataattgttttctatttgaatttgtcaaaaatgtaatttattcctgtgatcaaagctaaattttcagcatcattaccgaTACTGCTGAAtcgctgttcaataaacattttctagtcttattattattttaaacatttaaaacatttttttttcaggattctttgaaagatccaaaggtcagtatttatctgaaataaaaaacttggtGGATTTATTTGggaggaaagaaatgatagaaattaatagttttgtttatcaaggatgctttaaattgatcaagagtGATGATAAAGAAgtttataatattatttcagataaattctgttcttctgaactttctattcatcaaagaaacctgaaaaaaatctgctcagctgttttcaacatcataataataaatgtttttgaacagcaaatcagaatattagaatgatttctgaaggatcgtgtgacactgaagactggagtaatgatgctaaaaagtcagctttgcaatcacaggaataaataacatttaaaaatatattcaaatagaaaacagttattttaaatagtaaaaatatttcacattttttatcaaataaatgctggcttggtgagtaCAAGAGACtagaaatcttactgtttttTGACTGGTGGTGCATGACATGAGAAAGTCTGAGCTCTGACATCACCAATACAACCTGGAGCATGCAATAAGAAAGTAAATGGGGTCAACTTTGATTTCCCGTCTACTTTAAGCTCTGTGAGATTATAATGTAGTCGGGTGAGGTCACTACTGGAACTAAAGTCACTTGTAAACGTTACTCGCTATTCGGGTCAGACGTTTAATCAAGGGGGTTTCAATGAAGCATAACCTAAAATATCCCCAAAGCAGGTCAGACAATTTGAGAACCAGTTTCAGACAGTCCTCGCACCTGCGTTGCAAACTCAGCAAAACATTTAGGCCACAAGAACGGGGCTGACCTGGAAACAGTACAagccatttacaaaaaaagtggaGGATGCTGTAGCTTTTGAATTATTGCCAttagtgggatataaacagaaaaaaagcGCAACATTGCCAAGTGCTCGGAAAACCAAATcctatatgtgagcctggaccacaaaaccagtcttaagtagcatgagtatatttgtagcaatagccaaatatacattgcgtgggtcaaaattatcgattttttttttatgccaaaaatcattaggttactaagtaaagatcatgttccatgaagacattttgtaaatttcctacatttttgcaacgttgagtaacaGACATATCTCcatgaatcctttcataaacaaagtgcgGAGAGAGTAAATAGGAAattgattgtgcagtgtaaagaACTTCGCTGGTTATAGTGAaactttgtgagattgtgatGAACTAAGATGGGTGACAGCTTTTAACCATCTTTAAGAGAgtttgatactgatttaatacaacagttaaacaaACTAAGTTATTATTAAGAGACGTACATTGTTTGACTATAACACTACTGCccgattttgctctatttcgtcgtcaaaaatagtctaaaacaagtcacaacagagccgctgcgcatctccaatCAAAAACAGCGGTGTTTGGTTTATGAATGGACGtgcatttttaaacgaatctagtgagtcaatgattcaatttcccattcataaagacagtcacttgctttattcctgaatgaatcagccgttcgaatgaatcaaatgaatgaatgattctgtAGTTAAATCAACGAGATTTGgaagatttagtttcatttttaaagtatcttttaagtcaactcatttaatatttctgtattcaaaatgttatatttaaaacattaatctcaacatgaatttatgattttgattgcactcatgccacctctgaggctcattaaacattaaaatacacctacaagccacttttgtgttcttctgtgccacctctgtagtacaaattaattttgttaatactgatttcatttgattggtaacttattcttatccCATTTGGTTTTATTCTAATGTTTTAATTAGAACTTTTAAAAAAGATTATATgcttttaataaagttagaaaatgCCATTACCACGGTAAAAATTCCCCTTTAAATCACTTTAAGGTTCTTCAGACCATTTGCAAAAATTGTTCTGTTAAAAACCATTCACTGGGGAGCTcacaatggttcttctatggctttaCTGTGAAAACCACCCTtagaagctttatttttaaaagtgttacACCAACTTGTTTTCTGATTACTCATCATGGACGTGATACAACCCAATAAAGTGTTGCCACTCGTGCAGAGTGCCCCATTATGAATAAATGTTTTGAAGGACATTAGAGATGAGTAAAGTAGATGCTCATCGTGATAGGTCACTCACCCAGCTCGTTGAGGCTTTGGGCAGCTTTGGTGATCTCTCTGCTGCCCCCCTGCAGTTGCCCTTGCAGCCGTTTGCTCAGGTACAGGATGCGAATAATCCTTCTTAATAGGTCACACGCCACCTGCCAGACAGAAAAAGATAAGACTTCTCATTCATGTGttcatcaaatgtgaccctgtactacaaaaccagtcagaaggatacttttttttaaaactgcgatttatgcatcatctgaaagctgaatgaaaaagctttccattgatgtatggtttgttaaggcaactatttgaaaatctgaaatgtgagggtgcaaaaaaatctacaaattgagaaaatcgcttttaaagttgtccaaatggaagccttagcaatgcatattacaaatcaaaaattaaattttcatatatttatagcagaaaacttacaaaatatcttcatgaaacatgatctttacttaatatcctaatgatttttggcataaaagaaaaattgatcattttgacccatacaatgtatcgttggctattgctacaaatataccagtgcaaCTTATAATAACATAATGACATATGGGCCTATGATAGCCAGCTCAAGCAAATATCAATGATAAGGTAATGACAATGACAATGATGTCCACATTATGATAAAGTTAAAACCTCTATCTAAAAATGGTTTGATAGCTCACCCTAAAATAAAAATGccactatagaagtcaatggctacactgaaaaaatgactttcttacttagattttatgtcatgtttccagccaaaatatctaagaattcttaaaTCAACGAGGATTGTCTTGACAAGTAATCaaaatcttgttttcagaaaaaaaaaacaagtcaaaattaagtgagtttttgcttagaacaagctaaataatctgccaatgaggtaagcaaaaaaatcttatttcaaacagaaaataaaattatttttcttacatcaTTGGCAGatatgtttcaagcaaaaatgcacttaattctgacgtttttttttcttcctgaaaacaagaaaataatttttactcatctagaaaatcttcttgttttaagaattcttagatattttggctggaaaaaagacTATGAGTCTTACTatcaatagcatttttttttgtaatgtaccAGAGACTTAAAATGGATGATAGAAAGACATTAATCAAGACTTGagggcctttaaaaaaaaaaaaaaaacatctaattcGGATAACAGCATCATTTATTTTCGCACAAATCTTTGTTAAGACTCTGAATTAATTTGTAAGTGTGCTTTAATCAATTTTAGATTAATTTAATCAAGGAGAAGGATGTGCATTATCTTATATGCTTTTGTAACACTAGAGTATGCTTTAGTatcaattaattttttaattttgcatttcACACACGTTAAAATACTACAAGCAGGCATGAATAAAACTTTAGTTCACCCCCTGACAGCAAAAAGACACTGGATTATAAAAGACACTGCTTGTAAACcagtgcatttgtggttaaaacatGCAACTGAGCCACACGTTCAGTATAGTGCTGCGACGATCGAGCCTGTGGGCAGACAGCAGGTGGACGAAGGACTTGTAGAGGGCACTCTTTTTTGGGTTTCAGCGAATAGGTGCTGCTTAACTGTCCCAAAGGTACGTGCATCTGATTTTGTGTGTGTCTGAGACTGATGGTTTTGTCCTGGGGACAGAACGTCAGATATTATGACCGAAAAATTACAAATGGATAAGAGGGAAAAAGATTCTGCTGTGTCTCCATCGTCAGGTCTGGTTTTATTCTTACgaggaataaaaataaattaaaatgtgttgCTAAAGGCAAGGACAGTACTGACCCAGACACAAAGACAACATGGAATGAACCAAGTCCTGCACTTCTGAATCTATTTGTGCCACAAAACCagtttaagtagcatgggtatattttatagcaattgccaaaaatacattgcatgggtaaaaatgattgatttttccttcatgccaaaaatcattaggatattaagatcatgttccatgaagatatttagtacatttccttctgtgtgtgtatatatatatatatatatatatgtgtatgtgtatgtgtatgtgtgtgtgtgtgtgtgtgtgtgtgtgtaaaaaaatagataatagaataaaaaaaatgaagttcttagcaatgcatgttactaatcaaaaattaggttgatatagatatatatctatatcaacctaatttttgattagtaacatgcattgctaagaacttcatttggactttaaaggtgatttttttcaattaaaaatatcaatttcaaaaaatgtacctttatgaatgattttgtggtcaagggtcacatatagttaagCAATAAAATACTTAATAAACTACACAA
Proteins encoded in this region:
- the LOC141333332 gene encoding G-protein coupled receptor 22, which codes for MHTPPVLGFQAIMSNVTVLDNVEPLDFEMDLDTPYPVSFQVSLTGFLMLEIVLGLSSNLTVLALYCMKSNLVSSVSNIVTMNLHVLDVLVCVGCIPLTIVVVLLPLEGNSALICCFHEACVSFASVATAANVLAITLDRYDISVRPANRVLTMGRAVALLGSIWALSFFSFLVPFIEEGFFSQAGNERNQTEGEDPSNQYYTELGLYYHLLAQIPIFFFTAVVMLVTYYKILQALNIRIGTRFHSAPKKKPRKKKTISMTSTQPESTDASQSSAGRNPPLGMRTSVSVIIALRRAVKRHRERRERQKRVFRMSLLIISTFLLCWTPITVLNTVILSAGPSNFTVRLRLGFLVMAYGTTIFHPLLYAFTRQKFQKVLKSKMKKRVVSVVEADPMPNNVVIHNSWIDPKRNKKVTFEETEVRQKCLSSEDVE